The proteins below come from a single Salvelinus alpinus chromosome 18, SLU_Salpinus.1, whole genome shotgun sequence genomic window:
- the LOC139543464 gene encoding uncharacterized protein produces the protein MGLHYSKPLLTTPHPSTPPHHPAPLQPSSFTLHPTSFPLNPSPSSSTPPTSPSTPPTSPLNPPPSPSTLLPHPPPLLLHPSYFTLHPFYLTLHPSYFTLHPFYLTLHPFYLTLHPSYFTLYPFSFPLPPLLHHPPLLFHLLPPWPSHPLPPPAPLALPPPPPPAPPTPFPPQPPWPSHPLPLQPLPPPSPSSPSHPPPPPAPLALPPAPAPLALPPPSPSALPSPSPSSPLPPPAPFPLQPPWPSHPLHPPAPSALPPPSPSSPLGPPTPFPLGPPTPFPLGPPTPFPLQPPSPSSPLGPPTPFPLQPPRPSHPLPPPAPLALPSPSPSSPLGPPNPFTLQPPWPSHPLPPPAPFPLPPPSPSSPLGPPTPFPSSPLGPPTPFPSSPLDPPTPFPSSPLGPPTPFPSSPLGPPTPFPLINLYIS, from the coding sequence ATGGGTCTACATTACTCTAAACCCCTCCTCACCACCCcgcacccctccacccctcctcaccACCCTGCACCCCTTCAGCCCTCATCCTTCACCCTTCACCCCACCTCCTTCCCCCTCAAcccttctccctcatcctccacccctcctacttcaccctccacccctcctacTTCACCCCTCAACCCACCTCCTTCCCCCTCGAcccttctccctcaccctccacccCTTCTACTTCACCCCTCCTACTTCACCCTCCACCCCTTCTAcctcaccctccacccctcctacttcaccctccaccccttctacctcaccctccaccccttctacctcaccctccacccctcctacTTCACCCTCTACcccttctccttcccccttccCCCCCTCCTTCACCATCCACCCCTCCTCTTTCACCTTCTACCACCTTGGCCCTCCCATCCCCTTCCCCCTCCAGCccccttggccctcccaccccctccccctccagccCCTCCCACCCCCTTCCCCCCCCAGCccccttggccctcccaccccctccccctccagcccctcccacccccctccccctccagcccctcccacccccctccccctccagcccccttggccctcccacccGCTCCAGCccccttggccctcccacccccttCCCCCTCGGCCCTCCCATCCCCTTCCCCCTCCAGCCCCCTTCCCCCTCCAGCCCCCTTCCCCCTCCAGCccccttggccctcccacccccttCACCCTCCAGCCCCCTCGGCCCTCCCACCCCCTTCCCCCTCCAGCccccttggccctcccacccccttcccccttggccctcccacccccttcccccttggccctcccacccccttccccctccagcccccttccccctccagcccccttggccctcccacccccttCCCCCTCCAGCCCCCTCGGCCCTCCCACCCCCTTCCCCCTCCAGCCCCCTTGGCCCTCCCATCCCCTTCCCCCTCCAGCCCCCTTGGCCCTCCCAACCCCTTCACCCTCCAGCccccttggccctcccacccccttccccctccagcccccttccccctcccacccccttccccctccagcccccttggccctcccacccccttcccctccagcccccttggccctcccacccccttCCCCTCCAGCCCCCTTGACCCTCCCACCCCCTTCCCCTCCAGCccccttggccctcccacccccttcccctccagcccccttggccctcccacccccttCCCCTTGATAAACCTCTACATCTCCTAA